The genomic DNA AATCGCAGGCGGACGCTTCTTCCGTTCGGCCAGTGAAATCAACGTCTGTCGTAAAGGGCTGAGTAATTTTTCGGGGACTCGTTCAAAGGCTCCGTCGAACTCCTGGCGAATCACACCGGCATCACCGATTTGGCCATCGGGTCCCATGTAGATTTCATCACAACCCAATGCGGTGATGGCTGCAGAACTGATCGCGTGATCGGGAACGTAAGCAACAGTGCGAACATTTTTCTCTTCAAGATCCGCGATCATATTCGCGAGGTTGGTTCCAGACATTAAATACCCACCGGGGGATTCAATCCGGAAGATAATAATCTCTGCATTTTCGGCCAAAGCTCGATCGATCTGTCGTTGAATGAAGGCTTCGAGGACGGGATCGATGATGTCGGTCACATCGATTAACTTAACGACCGAGGACTCCCCCTGCCCATGTTTTTCACGCAGGCTTTGTGGATCGATACCATAGAGGTTGGCCAGTTCCGGTTGGGAATCAATCGTGTGGGAAACGAGAATTCCTAACTCGCGAGCTTCTCGCCCAGAGAACAATCCCCTTTGACCTTTATCCTTAATCACTTCAACATCGGTAATCGCCAGTCCGTTATCCCGCAGGACTTTTGCCTGCTGTTCGGTAACGACTCGCTTTTCTGTCATGCCATCTTTTTCGACAGTGGCTACCAGCAGCGACACTTGTGGATTAAGCATGCCGAGAACGAGATCGCGATTCAGTCGGAGGTTGTGCCTTTTTTCTGCCAGTGAGAGTACGAGTTGTTCTTCATCCGGCTCGACCGGTTTACCCCGACCGATATCTCCCAATTCAGCATCGGGATGCATCACAATTTCCTGGCATCCCAGTGCGACGACCACATTGTTTCCTGTGACCGTTTCCGGAACCCAGGCAATAGTGGTGACACGATCGATTTTCGAGGAAGTCAGAAACTTAGCCAAGCCATGCACCTGATAAAACTCGCTTTGCCCGGCTCGAATTTCCAGGATCAGAAACGCAGGGCGATTTTCGACCCGAGCCAGTTCCTGAAGTTTTAATGCGGTGTTGCGGACATTGCGGAAAATACTGTCATCGACCGGACTCCGGACAGTGACATACAAGGCGAGAGGCGTTTTATTCGCTTTCTCCTTTTTCTCATCAGCCGCACCTTCCTCCACCACTTCGCCAGCGGGTTCTTCAGCGGCTGGAGCCGGTTTAAGAGCCGGTTTTTCGTCGGCTCGCACAGAAGTCGACAGCATTCCCAGCAGACACATGATCAGCGAAGCCAGTAATGCCTGAGGGAAATTGCATCGATTCGTGGCTGGTCGTAATTCACAGACCATTATTGCTTTCTCTCCGTTAATAAATCAACAAGTCAATCACTTGTTATTCTCACAGTTCCCGACCCGAAAATCCAGTATCACTTATAAATGATAGGAATCAGGACCGTCTGAGAGCACCCTTAGGACAGCCGCCATGCATGATTATTTTATGGAGCTTATTGCAGAAAACGTGTGAATCCAAAGCAGGGATCACGCAATTTGGAGGAGCAGAG from Rubinisphaera italica includes the following:
- a CDS encoding NfeD family protein — protein: MVCELRPATNRCNFPQALLASLIMCLLGMLSTSVRADEKPALKPAPAAEEPAGEVVEEGAADEKKEKANKTPLALYVTVRSPVDDSIFRNVRNTALKLQELARVENRPAFLILEIRAGQSEFYQVHGLAKFLTSSKIDRVTTIAWVPETVTGNNVVVALGCQEIVMHPDAELGDIGRGKPVEPDEEQLVLSLAEKRHNLRLNRDLVLGMLNPQVSLLVATVEKDGMTEKRVVTEQQAKVLRDNGLAITDVEVIKDKGQRGLFSGREARELGILVSHTIDSQPELANLYGIDPQSLREKHGQGESSVVKLIDVTDIIDPVLEAFIQRQIDRALAENAEIIIFRIESPGGYLMSGTNLANMIADLEEKNVRTVAYVPDHAISSAAITALGCDEIYMGPDGQIGDAGVIRQEFDGAFERVPEKLLSPLRQTLISLAERKKRPPAILEAMSFKDLEVFQVTHRETGRVWYLTEADIEKSNGEWIKGPIVPESAKGLLLTLQDDRAVELKIAAGVVNDLDDLKDRLNIPADVELDAVGRTWVDSLIYLLNDPFITGFLLFVAIICIYIELHFMVGIFGICSALCFGIFFWSRYLGGTATGLEIVLFMMGIACILMEIFVIPGFGVFGVSGGLLMVLSLILASETFNNIEPEVNSQKFVEAVTILLVPLAAVIVSSMFINKYLPQIPLLRHIVLVPPIRKHAGDTDTLQLRPDLADGKSGLFVGKQGVATTILRPSGKARFENELVDVVTQGPYIAAKSPVEIIEVRGRRVVVRSLPEST